The following are from one region of the Streptomyces rubrogriseus genome:
- a CDS encoding trimeric intracellular cation channel family protein, producing MYEQLFSPTVQHTLDLVGIFVFAISGALLAVRKNFDVFGIAVLAEVTALGGGLFRDLVIGAVPPAAFTDLGYFLTPLLATLLVFFLHPHVERLQTGVNIFDAAGLGLFCVAGTTKAYDYGLGLTASACLGLTTAVGGGVLRDVLANEVPSLLRWDRDLYAVPAIVGSAMVALCIRYEALTPFTSGLAVVTAFVLRLLALRFHWRAPRAWNRRSTVVEGD from the coding sequence GTGTACGAGCAACTCTTCAGCCCCACCGTCCAGCACACCCTCGACCTGGTCGGCATCTTCGTCTTCGCCATCTCCGGCGCGCTGCTGGCCGTACGCAAGAACTTCGACGTCTTCGGCATCGCCGTCCTCGCCGAGGTCACCGCGCTGGGCGGCGGGCTGTTCCGGGACCTGGTGATCGGCGCGGTGCCGCCCGCCGCCTTCACCGACCTCGGGTACTTCCTCACGCCGCTGCTGGCGACGCTGCTGGTCTTCTTCCTCCACCCCCACGTGGAGCGCCTCCAGACCGGCGTGAACATCTTCGACGCGGCCGGGCTCGGCCTGTTCTGCGTCGCCGGCACCACCAAGGCGTACGACTACGGCCTCGGTCTGACCGCCTCCGCCTGTCTGGGCCTGACCACCGCGGTGGGCGGCGGCGTCCTGCGCGACGTGCTCGCCAACGAGGTGCCCTCACTGCTGCGCTGGGACCGCGACCTGTACGCCGTCCCGGCGATCGTCGGCTCCGCGATGGTCGCCCTGTGCATCCGCTACGAGGCGCTCACCCCGTTCACCAGCGGGCTCGCGGTCGTCACGGCCTTCGTCCTGCGGCTGCTCGCCCTGCGCTTCCACTGGCGG
- a CDS encoding ABC transporter ATP-binding protein, translating to MSDEAKDEAVAIPAQSDGTEGKSVGTATLTKGAAPGETLLKVTGLQKHFPIKKGLLQRQVGAVRAVDGIDFEVRSGETLGVVGESGCGKSTMGRLITRLLEPTAGKVEFQGKDITHLGVGGMRPLRRDVQMIFQDPYSSLNPRHTIGTIVSAPFKLQGVQPEGGVKKEVQRLLSVVGLNPEHYNRYPHEFSGGQRQRIGIARALALNPRLVVADEPVSALDVSIQAQVVNLLDDLQQELGLTYVIIAHDLSVVRHVSDRIAVMYLGKIMELADRDLLYKSPMHPYTKALMSAVPIPDPARRGAKSERILLKGDVPSPIAPPSGCRFHTRCWKATQICTTTEPPLKELRPGQRVACHHPENFEDQAPQDVVLLTAAKEAAELVSEDALAESAATSAAVAAEVEAAGETASGETASEETASEDAASDGAASKEVASDDAASDDAASDDAASDDAASDDAASSDAASDDAASDGDEPAAESAGSTDEEPPAKEK from the coding sequence GTGAGCGACGAAGCCAAGGACGAAGCGGTGGCCATCCCCGCGCAGAGCGACGGCACCGAGGGCAAGTCCGTCGGGACCGCCACCCTCACCAAGGGTGCGGCCCCCGGCGAAACCCTGCTCAAGGTGACCGGGCTGCAGAAGCACTTCCCCATCAAGAAGGGCCTGCTGCAGCGCCAGGTCGGCGCCGTCCGCGCCGTCGACGGCATCGACTTCGAGGTCCGCTCGGGGGAAACCCTCGGCGTCGTGGGCGAGTCCGGCTGCGGCAAGTCGACCATGGGCCGGCTGATCACCCGACTCCTCGAACCGACCGCCGGCAAGGTCGAGTTCCAGGGCAAGGACATCACCCACCTCGGGGTCGGCGGCATGCGTCCGCTGCGCCGCGACGTGCAGATGATCTTCCAGGACCCGTACTCCTCGCTGAACCCGCGCCACACCATCGGCACGATCGTCAGCGCCCCCTTCAAGCTCCAGGGCGTCCAGCCCGAGGGCGGGGTCAAGAAGGAGGTCCAGCGGCTGCTGTCGGTGGTCGGACTCAACCCCGAGCACTACAACCGCTACCCGCACGAGTTCTCCGGCGGACAGCGCCAGCGCATCGGCATCGCCCGCGCGCTCGCGCTCAACCCGAGGCTGGTCGTGGCCGACGAGCCGGTCTCCGCGCTCGACGTGTCGATCCAGGCCCAGGTCGTCAACCTGCTCGACGACCTCCAGCAGGAGCTGGGCCTGACGTACGTGATCATCGCGCACGACCTCTCGGTGGTCCGGCACGTCTCGGACCGCATCGCGGTGATGTACCTCGGCAAGATCATGGAGCTGGCCGACCGCGACCTGCTCTACAAGTCGCCGATGCACCCGTACACCAAGGCGCTGATGTCGGCCGTCCCGATCCCGGACCCGGCGCGGCGCGGCGCGAAGAGCGAGCGCATCCTGCTCAAGGGCGACGTGCCCTCGCCGATCGCCCCGCCGAGCGGCTGCCGCTTCCACACCCGGTGCTGGAAGGCGACGCAGATCTGCACGACCACCGAGCCCCCGCTCAAGGAGCTGCGGCCGGGCCAGCGGGTGGCCTGCCACCACCCGGAGAACTTCGAGGACCAGGCCCCGCAGGACGTCGTCCTGCTCACCGCCGCCAAGGAGGCGGCGGAGCTGGTGTCGGAGGACGCGCTGGCCGAGTCGGCGGCGACCTCGGCGGCGGTGGCCGCGGAGGTCGAGGCCGCGGGGGAGACCGCTTCGGGGGAGACCGCTTCGGAGGAGACCGCGTCGGAGGACGCCGCGTCGGACGGTGCCGCGTCGAAGGAAGTGGCTTCGGACGATGCCGCCTCGGACGATGCCGCCTCGGACGATGCCGCCTCGGACGATGCCGCCTCGGACGATGCCGCGTCGAGCGATGCCGCCTCGGACGATGCCGCGTCGGACGGCGACGAGCCCGCCGCCGAGAGCGCCGGGAGCACCGACGAGGAGCCTCCCGCCAAGGAGAAGTGA
- a CDS encoding ABC transporter ATP-binding protein, which produces MTELSKSGAAVGEPTGSSPAPTAFLEVRDLKVHFPTDDGLVKSVDGLSFQLEKGKTLGIVGESGSGKSVTSLGIMGLHTAGQYGKRKARISGEIWLDGTELLSADPDHVRKLRGREMAMIFQDPLSALHPYYTIGQQIVEAYRIHHKVDKKTAKRRAVEMLDRVGIPQPDKRVDSYPHEFSGGMRQRAMIAMSLVNNPELLIADEPTTALDVTVQAQILDLIRDLQKEFGSAVIVITHDLGVVAELADDLLVMYGGRCVERGPAEKVFYEPRHPYTWGLLGSMPRLDRDQQERLIPVKGSPPSLINLPSGCAFNPRCPYADVPKDDVTRTVRPELTEVGSKHWAACHMSQEQRERIWTEEIAPKL; this is translated from the coding sequence ATGACCGAACTGAGCAAGAGCGGGGCAGCGGTGGGCGAGCCCACCGGCAGCTCGCCCGCGCCGACCGCCTTCCTGGAAGTACGCGACCTGAAGGTCCACTTCCCGACCGACGACGGCCTGGTCAAGTCCGTGGACGGGCTCTCCTTCCAGCTGGAGAAGGGCAAGACCCTCGGCATCGTGGGCGAGTCCGGCTCCGGCAAGTCGGTGACCTCGCTCGGCATCATGGGCCTGCACACCGCCGGCCAGTACGGCAAGCGCAAGGCGCGGATCTCGGGCGAGATCTGGCTGGACGGCACCGAGCTGCTGTCCGCCGACCCCGACCACGTGCGCAAGCTGCGCGGCCGCGAGATGGCGATGATCTTCCAGGATCCGCTGTCCGCGCTGCACCCGTACTACACGATCGGCCAGCAGATCGTGGAGGCCTACCGCATCCACCACAAGGTGGACAAGAAGACCGCCAAGCGGCGCGCGGTCGAGATGCTCGACCGGGTCGGCATCCCGCAGCCGGACAAGCGGGTGGACAGCTACCCGCACGAGTTCTCCGGCGGTATGCGCCAGCGCGCGATGATCGCGATGTCGCTGGTGAACAACCCCGAGCTGCTCATCGCGGACGAGCCGACCACCGCCCTGGACGTCACCGTCCAGGCACAGATCCTGGACCTGATCCGGGACCTGCAGAAGGAGTTCGGCTCCGCGGTCATCGTCATCACCCACGACCTGGGCGTCGTCGCCGAGCTGGCCGACGACCTCCTGGTGATGTACGGCGGCCGGTGCGTGGAGCGCGGTCCGGCCGAGAAGGTGTTCTACGAGCCCCGGCACCCCTACACCTGGGGCCTGCTCGGCTCGATGCCGCGGCTCGACCGCGACCAGCAGGAACGCCTCATCCCGGTCAAGGGCTCGCCGCCCTCCCTCATCAACCTCCCGTCCGGCTGCGCCTTCAACCCGCGCTGCCCGTACGCCGACGTGCCCAAGGACGACGTCACCCGCACGGTCCGCCCCGAGCTGACCGAGGTCGGCAGCAAGCACTGGGCCGCCTGCCACATGTCGCAGGAGCAGCGGGAGCGTATCTGGACCGAAGAGATTGCGCCGAAGCTGTGA
- a CDS encoding ABC transporter permease — translation MLAYLIRRLFAAAVMLVVIILVVFCIFFLVPKWAGVDIALNFVGKQADPAAVEGVREKLGLGDPVFVQAWEFFKGIFAGRTYAAGGDVTQCAAPCFGYSFKTEQSVWPVLTERFPVTLALALGAAVLWLIFGVAAGVLSALKRGTLWDRGAMVVALAGVSLPIYFTGLLSLAIFSYGLGWIDGEFVPLEDSLTGWLGGMILPWITLAFLYAAMYARITRATMLEILGEDYIRTARAKGLKEQVVISKHAMRSTLTPLLTMLGMDLGALMGGAILTETTFSLPGLGQKVLDAIKNHDLPFILGVVLITSLAVLIANLVVDILYAVIDPRVRLA, via the coding sequence GTGCTCGCTTACCTCATCAGGCGGCTGTTCGCCGCCGCAGTGATGCTCGTGGTCATCATCCTGGTGGTCTTCTGCATCTTCTTCCTCGTCCCCAAGTGGGCCGGGGTCGACATCGCCCTGAACTTCGTCGGCAAGCAGGCGGACCCCGCCGCCGTCGAGGGTGTGCGGGAGAAGCTGGGTCTGGGCGACCCGGTCTTCGTCCAGGCCTGGGAGTTCTTCAAGGGCATCTTCGCGGGTCGCACCTACGCGGCCGGCGGCGACGTGACCCAATGCGCCGCGCCCTGCTTCGGCTACTCCTTCAAGACCGAGCAGTCGGTCTGGCCGGTGCTGACCGAGCGTTTCCCGGTGACCCTGGCTCTCGCGCTCGGTGCCGCCGTGCTGTGGCTGATCTTCGGCGTGGCCGCCGGTGTGCTCTCCGCCCTCAAGCGCGGCACGCTGTGGGACCGCGGCGCCATGGTCGTCGCCCTGGCGGGTGTCTCCCTCCCCATCTACTTCACCGGTCTGCTGAGCCTGGCGATCTTCTCCTACGGCCTCGGCTGGATCGACGGCGAGTTCGTACCGCTCGAGGACAGCCTCACCGGATGGCTCGGCGGCATGATCCTGCCCTGGATCACCCTGGCCTTCCTGTACGCCGCGATGTACGCCCGGATCACCCGCGCCACCATGCTGGAGATCCTCGGCGAGGACTACATCCGCACCGCGCGGGCCAAGGGACTCAAGGAACAGGTCGTCATCAGCAAGCACGCGATGCGGTCTACCCTGACCCCCCTGCTCACCATGCTCGGCATGGACCTCGGCGCCCTGATGGGCGGCGCCATCCTGACCGAGACCACGTTCAGCCTCCCCGGCCTCGGCCAGAAGGTGCTGGACGCGATCAAGAACCACGACCTGCCCTTCATCCTGGGCGTCGTCCTGATCACTTCTCTCGCGGTGCTGATCGCCAACCTCGTGGTGGACATCCTGTACGCCGTGATCGACCCCCGAGTGAGGCTCGCATGA
- a CDS encoding ABC transporter substrate-binding protein, which yields MTTQRTSGRRKQALAAAAVVAALLTTAACGGGGDDDSGGGSKNGAAGYDAANNKVAQASEAKKGGTLKFASTQDADSWDTTRGYYGFMWDFSRYYSRQLVTNKTEPGAAGAETTPDLATDVAKVSADGKTYTYTLRDGVTWEDGKPITSKDVKYGIERVWAQDVLSGGPTYLKEVLDPKGEYQGPYKDTSKDKLGLKAIETPDDKTIVFHLPQANSDFEEMLALTSASPVRQDKDTKSKYGLHPFSSGPYKFESYNPGKDLTLVRNTEWKQASDPVRKAYPDKITIKFFTNANDMDARLIAGDYDIDLAQTGLSPQGRTTALKEHKANLDNPVSGYIRYAAFPQNVKPFDNIHCRKAVLYGADHVSLQTARGGPVAGGDIGTNMLPPAVPGSEGQKYDPYEMSGANKKGNVEKAKEELKACNQPNGFKTTIAVRNNKPVEVATAESLQASLKKVGIDVEIDQYDGSQYASVIGSPSNVQKKGYGIIIMGWGPDFPSVQGYGLPLWHSDYILDSANNNFAMIDDPKIDGLFADYLTAKDDAGKKQIATEINHKVMEGAYYLPFVFEKFINWRSSNIANVYTTDAYSGMYDFVNIGLKNPKK from the coding sequence GTGACTACCCAACGCACCTCAGGGCGGCGCAAGCAGGCTTTGGCCGCTGCCGCAGTGGTCGCCGCGCTGCTGACCACGGCGGCGTGCGGCGGAGGCGGCGACGACGACAGCGGCGGCGGTTCGAAGAACGGCGCGGCCGGCTACGACGCGGCCAACAACAAGGTCGCCCAGGCCTCCGAGGCCAAGAAGGGCGGCACGCTGAAGTTCGCCAGCACCCAGGACGCCGACTCGTGGGACACCACGCGCGGCTACTACGGCTTCATGTGGGACTTCTCCCGCTACTACAGCCGCCAGCTGGTCACGAACAAGACCGAGCCGGGTGCCGCCGGCGCCGAGACCACCCCCGACCTCGCCACCGACGTCGCCAAGGTCTCGGCCGACGGCAAGACCTACACGTACACCCTGCGTGACGGCGTCACCTGGGAGGACGGCAAGCCGATCACCTCCAAGGACGTCAAGTACGGCATCGAGCGCGTCTGGGCGCAGGACGTGCTGTCCGGCGGCCCGACGTACCTCAAGGAGGTGCTCGACCCCAAGGGCGAGTACCAGGGCCCGTACAAGGACACGTCCAAGGACAAGCTCGGTCTGAAGGCGATCGAGACGCCGGACGACAAGACCATCGTCTTCCACCTGCCGCAGGCCAACTCGGACTTCGAGGAGATGCTCGCGCTGACCTCGGCGTCCCCGGTCCGCCAGGACAAGGACACCAAGTCCAAGTACGGCCTGCACCCGTTCTCCTCGGGCCCGTACAAGTTCGAGTCCTACAACCCCGGCAAGGACCTGACCCTGGTCCGCAACACCGAGTGGAAGCAGGCGTCGGACCCGGTCCGCAAGGCGTACCCGGACAAGATCACGATCAAGTTCTTCACCAACGCCAACGACATGGACGCCCGCCTCATCGCCGGCGACTACGACATCGACCTGGCGCAGACCGGTCTGTCCCCGCAGGGCCGCACCACCGCCCTGAAGGAGCACAAGGCCAACCTGGACAACCCGGTCTCGGGTTACATCCGGTACGCGGCGTTCCCGCAGAACGTGAAGCCGTTCGACAACATCCACTGCCGCAAGGCCGTGCTCTACGGGGCCGACCACGTCTCCCTGCAGACCGCGCGCGGCGGCCCGGTCGCCGGCGGTGACATCGGCACCAACATGCTGCCGCCCGCCGTCCCGGGCTCCGAGGGTCAGAAGTACGACCCGTACGAGATGTCCGGTGCCAACAAGAAGGGCAACGTCGAGAAGGCCAAGGAAGAGCTGAAGGCCTGCAACCAGCCGAACGGCTTCAAGACCACCATCGCGGTCCGCAACAACAAGCCGGTCGAGGTCGCCACCGCCGAGTCCCTCCAGGCCTCGCTGAAGAAGGTCGGCATCGACGTCGAGATCGACCAGTACGACGGCTCGCAGTACGCCAGCGTCATCGGCAGCCCCTCGAACGTGCAGAAGAAGGGCTACGGCATCATCATCATGGGCTGGGGCCCGGACTTCCCGTCCGTGCAGGGCTACGGTCTGCCGCTGTGGCACAGCGACTACATCCTCGACAGCGCGAACAACAACTTCGCGATGATCGACGACCCGAAGATCGACGGTCTCTTCGCCGACTACCTGACGGCCAAGGACGACGCGGGCAAGAAGCAGATCGCCACGGAGATCAACCACAAGGTGATGGAGGGCGCGTACTACCTGCCCTTCGTCTTCGAGAAGTTCATCAACTGGCGCTCCAGCAACATCGCGAACGTGTACACCACCGACGCCTACAGCGGTATGTACGACTTCGTGAACATCGGTCTGAAGAACCCCAAGAAGTAA
- a CDS encoding ABC transporter permease — MTAPLHEPTAEAAPSAAEEAAVAGAEAKSVQGRSLGRIAWERLKRDKLALAGGIVVLVLVVVAVFAPLITSLYGQDPNAYNEDMIDPLFGTPTGSLGGLGGEHWLGVEPVNGRDIFARIVHGARISLLVGFLSAMVAVVLGTVLGVLAGFFGGWVDSLICRIMDGLLAFPQLLFIIALVSVMPDNMLGLSGTGVRLLMMIVVIGFFGWPYIGRVVRGQTLSMREREYVEAARSLGAGRFYILFKELLPNLVAPIIVYTTMMIPTNILTEAALSFLGVGVKPPTSSWGQMLSSAIDYYKSDPMYMVVPGVAIFITVLAFNLFGDGVRDALDPKGSR, encoded by the coding sequence ATGACGGCACCATTGCACGAGCCGACCGCGGAAGCGGCCCCGAGTGCGGCAGAGGAAGCGGCGGTCGCCGGCGCCGAGGCCAAGTCGGTACAAGGGCGCTCCCTGGGCCGGATCGCCTGGGAGCGCCTGAAGCGGGACAAGCTGGCCCTCGCGGGCGGCATCGTCGTGCTGGTCCTCGTCGTGGTCGCCGTGTTCGCGCCCTTGATCACCTCGCTCTACGGGCAGGACCCCAACGCGTACAACGAGGACATGATCGACCCGCTGTTCGGTACCCCCACGGGTTCCCTGGGCGGCCTCGGCGGCGAGCACTGGCTCGGCGTGGAGCCGGTCAACGGCCGCGACATCTTCGCCCGCATCGTCCACGGCGCCCGGATCTCGCTGCTGGTCGGCTTCCTGTCCGCGATGGTCGCCGTGGTCCTCGGCACCGTCCTCGGTGTCCTCGCGGGCTTCTTCGGCGGCTGGGTCGACTCCCTCATCTGCCGCATCATGGACGGCCTGCTGGCCTTCCCGCAGCTGCTCTTCATCATCGCCCTGGTCTCCGTCATGCCGGACAACATGCTCGGACTGAGCGGCACGGGCGTGCGCCTGCTCATGATGATCGTGGTCATCGGCTTCTTCGGCTGGCCCTACATCGGTCGCGTGGTCCGCGGTCAGACACTCTCGATGCGTGAACGGGAGTACGTCGAGGCGGCCAGGTCGCTGGGGGCCGGACGGTTCTACATCCTCTTCAAGGAACTGCTGCCCAACCTGGTGGCGCCGATCATCGTGTACACGACGATGATGATCCCCACCAACATCCTCACCGAGGCGGCGCTCAGCTTCCTGGGTGTGGGCGTCAAGCCGCCCACGTCGTCGTGGGGGCAGATGCTCTCGAGCGCGATCGACTACTACAAGTCGGACCCCATGTACATGGTGGTCCCCGGTGTGGCGATCTTCATCACCGTTCTTGCCTTCAACCTCTTCGGTGACGGCGTGCGCGACGCGCTGGACCCGAAGGGGTCCCGCTGA
- a CDS encoding enhanced serine sensitivity protein SseB C-terminal domain-containing protein, with product MSASGTTTGQVEHMLRQVTPGRYDAYEALLRALATPTSGQVWMLLWHGQAGSPDAQYGNMEVEGYGYAPCVTSAQELSASGWNRSYEVVDGLEAARALYPDHYGLWLNPHAPGGGVGIPWLDLRRIASGLDRQPAGPLRLSEPAIEIPQFYALLAQNAHRTPAVRALRRAWVQPALGAPYLAIGLDVYDTSPPAVDAVRAMMQQSVGAVPDGLPVSTVAMTDAHDPVALWLRANVRPFYDREAHAPAPAQAPAGGYGYPPAGSRY from the coding sequence GTGAGCGCCAGCGGCACCACGACCGGACAGGTCGAGCACATGCTGCGCCAGGTGACGCCCGGGCGCTACGACGCCTACGAGGCCCTGCTGCGCGCCCTCGCCACCCCCACTTCCGGCCAGGTCTGGATGCTGCTGTGGCACGGCCAGGCCGGCTCCCCGGACGCCCAGTACGGGAACATGGAGGTCGAGGGCTACGGCTACGCGCCCTGCGTGACCTCCGCCCAGGAGCTCTCGGCCAGCGGCTGGAACCGGTCGTACGAAGTGGTCGACGGCCTGGAGGCGGCCCGCGCCCTGTACCCGGACCACTACGGCCTGTGGCTCAACCCGCACGCCCCCGGCGGCGGCGTCGGCATCCCCTGGCTCGACCTGCGCCGCATCGCCTCCGGCCTGGACCGCCAGCCCGCCGGGCCCCTGCGGCTGTCCGAACCGGCCATCGAGATCCCCCAGTTCTACGCCCTGCTCGCACAGAACGCCCACCGCACCCCGGCGGTCCGCGCGCTGCGCCGCGCCTGGGTGCAGCCGGCGCTGGGGGCGCCGTACCTCGCCATCGGCCTGGACGTGTACGACACCTCCCCGCCGGCCGTCGACGCGGTGCGCGCCATGATGCAGCAGTCCGTCGGCGCGGTGCCGGACGGGCTGCCGGTGTCGACGGTGGCGATGACCGACGCCCACGACCCGGTCGCCCTGTGGCTGCGCGCCAACGTGCGCCCGTTCTACGACCGCGAGGCCCACGCGCCGGCCCCCGCCCAGGCGCCGGCGGGCGGGTACGGATACCCTCCGGCCGGTAGCCGGTACTGA
- a CDS encoding enhanced serine sensitivity protein SseB has translation MDFPAQAHPHPHGGWPGNELEEVLSASLGIPSAGGRIVEVLGRSFLWIPLPNGGGPHSGPLDLPSLEIDGQAYVPVFSSEEQLRQVAGAHMAYTIAPAAEFARGLPPQVGIAVNPEGVVGIPLPPPAVAELCRAGRTPLDGPSSGGRVRLFEPDWQDDPVDFLAAASAEFAATGVVRSARRCMAAVETADPVLFVGVELTHWEGDARTLPLDALGRALTKSPLKYQVNLVLLEAAQDPVCDWMRERVRPFYDRDL, from the coding sequence ATGGACTTCCCGGCACAGGCGCACCCCCACCCGCACGGCGGGTGGCCAGGCAACGAGCTGGAGGAGGTGCTGTCGGCCTCCCTCGGCATCCCGTCGGCCGGCGGCCGGATCGTGGAGGTCCTCGGCCGCAGCTTCCTGTGGATACCCCTGCCGAACGGCGGCGGCCCGCACAGCGGCCCCCTCGACCTGCCCTCGCTGGAGATCGACGGCCAGGCCTACGTGCCGGTGTTCAGCTCGGAGGAGCAGCTCCGCCAGGTCGCGGGCGCGCACATGGCGTACACCATCGCCCCCGCCGCGGAGTTCGCCCGCGGCCTGCCCCCGCAGGTCGGCATCGCGGTGAACCCGGAGGGCGTGGTCGGCATCCCGCTGCCGCCGCCCGCCGTGGCCGAGCTGTGCCGGGCCGGGCGCACCCCGCTGGACGGGCCCTCCTCCGGCGGCCGGGTCCGTCTCTTCGAGCCGGACTGGCAGGACGACCCGGTGGACTTCCTGGCCGCGGCCTCCGCCGAGTTCGCCGCCACCGGCGTCGTACGCAGCGCGCGCCGCTGCATGGCCGCCGTCGAGACCGCCGACCCGGTCCTGTTCGTCGGCGTCGAACTCACCCACTGGGAGGGCGACGCCCGAACCCTCCCGCTGGACGCCCTGGGCCGGGCCCTCACCAAGTCCCCCCTGAAGTACCAGGTCAACCTGGTCCTCCTGGAAGCGGCCCAGGACCCGGTCTGCGACTGGATGCGGGAGAGGGTCAGGCCGTTCTACGACCGGGACTTGTAG
- a CDS encoding AAA family ATPase, with translation MNRTTAYATTSGLALPKQPAAPAPEACAPLTAPVVRDLRDRDGRSPHALLFGPRDLVVITGLPGSGKSTLMRRTVRGGRIDSQDTRDRWDRRMPRLLPYTLYRPLVRLAHYAGLRRALRSGEGVVVHDCGTQAWVRGWLAREARRRDGTLHLLLLDVAPGEALAGQRERGRGVSRYAFLRHRTANSRLLRAVTEGTLPAGCSSAVVLDRAAADTLRRIAFTG, from the coding sequence GTGAACAGGACCACGGCGTACGCCACCACCTCGGGACTCGCGCTGCCCAAGCAGCCGGCCGCCCCGGCCCCCGAGGCATGCGCCCCACTGACCGCACCCGTCGTCCGCGACCTGAGGGACCGCGACGGCCGCAGCCCGCACGCCCTGCTCTTCGGACCCCGGGACCTGGTGGTGATCACCGGCCTGCCCGGCAGCGGCAAGTCCACGCTGATGCGGCGCACCGTGCGCGGCGGCCGCATCGACTCCCAGGACACCCGCGACCGCTGGGACCGCCGCATGCCGCGCCTCCTGCCCTACACGCTCTACCGGCCCCTCGTCCGCCTCGCCCACTACGCCGGACTGCGCCGCGCGCTGCGCTCCGGCGAGGGCGTCGTCGTGCACGACTGCGGCACCCAGGCCTGGGTGCGCGGCTGGCTGGCCCGCGAGGCCCGCCGCCGGGACGGCACCCTGCACCTGCTGCTCCTCGACGTCGCTCCCGGCGAGGCCCTGGCCGGCCAGCGCGAGCGCGGCCGGGGCGTCTCGCGGTACGCGTTCCTGCGGCACCGCACGGCCAACTCCCGCCTGCTGCGCGCGGTGACCGAGGGCACCCTGCCCGCGGGCTGCTCCTCGGCGGTCGTCCTCGACCGGGCGGCAGCCGACACCCTGCGCCGGATCGCCTTCACGGGGTGA